In Nocardioides dokdonensis FR1436, the following are encoded in one genomic region:
- a CDS encoding LytR/AlgR family response regulator transcription factor, translating into MSPATRMRVLVVDDERPALDELAYLLQRDDRIGEVLTCDSATEALRVLQEQEVDALFLDIQMPGLSGLELAQVLMRFKQPPSIVFVTAHDNHAVDAFDLQAVDYVLKPVRAERLAEAVRRVRGGDPRAPADQDLQIPVELGGVTRFVHRSDLTHVEAHGDYARLHTPTGSHLVRTPLSTLEEEWGAAGFVRIHRSLLVSLAHVSEVRMDAGRCSVVVTGAEGEPGVELGVSRRHTRQLRDLLLRRAQS; encoded by the coding sequence GTGAGCCCCGCGACCCGGATGCGGGTGCTCGTCGTCGACGACGAGCGGCCCGCACTGGACGAGCTGGCCTACCTCCTGCAGCGCGACGACCGGATCGGTGAGGTGCTGACCTGCGACTCGGCCACCGAGGCGCTGCGGGTGCTGCAGGAGCAGGAGGTCGACGCGCTCTTCCTCGACATCCAGATGCCGGGCCTGAGCGGCCTCGAGCTGGCCCAGGTGCTGATGCGCTTCAAGCAACCGCCCTCGATCGTCTTCGTCACCGCCCACGACAACCACGCCGTCGACGCCTTCGACCTCCAGGCCGTCGACTACGTCCTCAAGCCGGTGCGCGCCGAACGCCTCGCCGAGGCCGTGCGCCGCGTGCGCGGCGGCGACCCGCGGGCCCCCGCCGACCAGGACCTGCAGATCCCGGTGGAGCTGGGCGGGGTGACCCGGTTCGTGCACCGCTCGGACCTGACCCACGTCGAGGCGCACGGCGACTACGCGCGCCTGCACACCCCCACGGGGTCGCACCTGGTGCGCACCCCGCTGTCCACGCTGGAGGAGGAGTGGGGCGCGGCCGGGTTCGTGCGGATCCACCGCTCGCTGCTGGTCTCGCTGGCCCACGTCAGCGAGGTGCGGATGGACGCCGGGCGCTGCTCGGTGGTGGTCACCGGCGCCGAGGGCGAGCCGGGGGTCGAGCTCGGGGTCAGCCGCCGGCACACGCGCCAGCTGCGCGACCTCCTGCTGCGCCGGGCCCAGTCGTGA
- a CDS encoding HAD family hydrolase, protein MTASAAFFDLDKTIIAKSSTLAFSKPFQAGGLISRRAVLRSAYAQFVYLVGGADHDQMEKLRQFMSQLCTGWDVTTVNEIVAETLHHVVDPIVYDEAVALIEEHRAAGRDIVIVSASGTEVVEPIGEMLGADTVVATRLEVEDGRYTGEIATYVYAEQKAVEIRELAERRGYDLAQSYAYSDSVTDVPMLEAVGHAFAVNPDKELRRIAGERGWPVLVFMRPVALRSRLRVRPTLAAVAVGGAVAVGGVVWAGARRRGPAI, encoded by the coding sequence ATGACCGCCTCCGCGGCTTTCTTCGACCTCGACAAGACCATCATCGCGAAGTCGAGCACGCTCGCCTTCAGCAAGCCCTTCCAGGCCGGGGGCCTCATCTCCCGACGGGCGGTGCTGCGCTCGGCCTACGCGCAGTTCGTCTACCTGGTCGGCGGCGCCGACCACGACCAGATGGAGAAGCTGCGGCAGTTCATGTCGCAGCTGTGCACCGGCTGGGACGTGACCACCGTCAACGAGATCGTGGCCGAGACCCTGCACCACGTCGTCGACCCGATCGTCTACGACGAGGCCGTGGCGCTCATCGAGGAGCACCGGGCCGCCGGGCGCGACATCGTCATCGTCTCCGCCTCCGGCACCGAGGTGGTCGAGCCGATCGGGGAGATGCTGGGCGCCGACACCGTGGTCGCGACCCGGCTGGAGGTCGAGGACGGTCGCTACACCGGCGAGATCGCCACCTACGTCTACGCGGAGCAGAAGGCCGTCGAGATCCGCGAGCTCGCCGAGCGCCGCGGCTACGACCTGGCCCAGAGCTACGCCTACAGCGACTCCGTGACCGACGTGCCGATGCTCGAGGCGGTGGGGCACGCCTTCGCGGTGAACCCCGACAAGGAGCTGCGTCGGATCGCCGGCGAGCGGGGCTGGCCGGTGCTGGTCTTCATGCGCCCGGTCGCGCTGCGCAGCCGGCTGCGGGTGCGTCCCACCCTGGCCGCCGTGGCCGTGGGCGGGGCCGTGGCCGTCGGCGGGGTGGTCTGGGCCGGTGCCCGGCGCCGCGGCCCGGCGATCTGA
- a CDS encoding type II secretion system F family protein — MSGPVPVDAAVTDVRVVLAVLGAAGAAALLVRPRRVVLPRPGPGRGRGATRPGSVRAVGPVATAVAGTVAALALGGTALLRVLAPVGVGLAVARVLLALHRRRRADVRATACAERVRETCEALAAELAAGRPPGAALERAAQEWPVLAPVAEAHRVGADVPAAWRVAADEPGAGDLRLVAAAWQVAHRTGHGLAHAVARVATDLRRARGTRRIVAGELASARATARLVAALPVAALLMGSGVGGDPVGFLLGHPVGLACLAAGAALGLAGIAWIEALAREAGRAS; from the coding sequence GTGAGCGGGCCGGTCCCGGTCGACGCGGCGGTCACCGACGTCCGGGTCGTCCTGGCCGTGCTGGGTGCCGCCGGGGCGGCCGCCCTGCTGGTGCGTCCGCGCCGGGTCGTCCTGCCCCGTCCCGGTCCGGGGCGGGGTCGGGGCGCCACCCGTCCCGGGTCGGTCCGGGCGGTGGGGCCGGTGGCGACGGCGGTCGCGGGGACGGTGGCGGCGTTGGCGCTGGGCGGGACCGCGCTGCTGCGGGTGCTCGCGCCGGTCGGGGTGGGCCTCGCCGTGGCGCGGGTGCTGCTGGCGCTGCACCGTCGCCGTCGCGCGGACGTCCGGGCCACGGCGTGCGCCGAGCGCGTGCGGGAGACCTGCGAGGCGCTGGCCGCGGAGCTCGCAGCGGGGCGGCCGCCGGGCGCTGCTCTGGAGCGGGCCGCGCAGGAGTGGCCGGTGCTGGCCCCGGTGGCCGAGGCGCACCGGGTCGGGGCCGACGTGCCGGCCGCGTGGCGGGTGGCGGCCGACGAGCCCGGAGCCGGCGACCTGCGGCTCGTCGCGGCCGCGTGGCAGGTGGCGCACCGCACCGGCCACGGCCTCGCCCACGCGGTGGCCCGGGTGGCCACCGACCTGCGCCGGGCCCGCGGCACCCGTCGCATCGTGGCCGGCGAGCTGGCCTCGGCGCGGGCGACCGCGCGGCTGGTCGCGGCCCTGCCGGTCGCCGCGCTGCTGATGGGGTCCGGGGTCGGCGGGGACCCGGTGGGATTCCTCCTCGGGCACCCGGTCGGGCTGGCGTGCCTGGCCGCGGGAGCGGCGCTCGGGCTCGCCGGCATCGCCTGGATCGAGGCACTCGCCCGCGAGGCTGGACGCGCGTCGTGA
- a CDS encoding oxidoreductase, whose product MTTDPLSWLVSLEGVPSGLAAARDSIDVVLRDRGLRRTSPETTAESLLRGAHASAVLEGSVSSVAQVRAGEGDALARDAVRLSSELLSLVPTLRLAPLQALARLHALAAGSTLPAEELGRPRDAAAADRLRGLADLLTSSADSPGLLVAAVVHADLATSTPFASHNGLVARAAERLVLVARGVDEKSLIVPEAAHLALREQYESNLRGYATGGDSGVHSWLLYVIEAYATAAEASPLRRDAEG is encoded by the coding sequence GTGACCACTGATCCGTTGTCCTGGCTGGTGTCGCTCGAGGGCGTCCCCAGTGGCCTGGCCGCCGCGCGCGACAGCATCGACGTCGTGCTGCGCGACCGCGGGCTGCGGCGCACCAGCCCCGAGACCACCGCCGAGTCGCTGCTGCGCGGCGCCCACGCCAGCGCGGTGCTGGAGGGCTCCGTCTCGTCGGTGGCGCAGGTGCGCGCCGGTGAGGGCGACGCGCTCGCCCGCGACGCCGTACGCCTCTCCTCGGAGCTGTTGTCGCTGGTGCCGACCCTGCGTCTGGCCCCGCTGCAGGCCCTGGCCCGCCTGCACGCGCTCGCCGCCGGCAGCACCCTGCCCGCCGAGGAGCTGGGTCGCCCGCGTGACGCCGCGGCCGCGGACCGGTTGCGCGGCCTCGCCGACCTGCTCACCTCCAGCGCCGACTCGCCCGGCCTCCTGGTCGCGGCCGTCGTGCACGCAGACCTCGCCACCTCCACCCCCTTCGCCTCCCACAACGGTCTCGTGGCCCGGGCGGCCGAGCGGCTCGTGCTGGTGGCGCGCGGCGTCGACGAGAAGTCGCTGATCGTGCCGGAGGCCGCCCACCTGGCGCTGCGCGAGCAGTACGAGTCGAACCTGCGCGGCTACGCCACCGGTGGCGACTCCGGCGTGCACTCCTGGCTGCTCTACGTCATCGAGGCGTACGCCACCGCCGCCGAGGCCTCGCCGCTGCGGCGCGACGCCGAGGGCTGA
- a CDS encoding TadA family conjugal transfer-associated ATPase, with protein MSDVLAATPVEDEVAALVEVVRDHLAREPGPLTPHRVATALRATGRPVGDTTVLAVHEALRRDVVGAGPLEPLLRRPGVTDVLVNGPHQVVVDRGQGLEPTGVRFPDDAAVRRLAQRLAAAAGRRLDDATPYADVRLPDGTRLHAVLAPVARPGTSISLRVPPTRAIHLDDLVAAGTLAPDGARLLRAVVASRCAFLVTGGTGSGKTTLLAGLLGLVDPTERLVLVEDSSELRPDHPHVVGLEGRPANIEGAGAVDVRTLVRQALRMRPDRLVVGEVRGAEVVDLLAALNTGHEGGCGTLHANSAADVPARVEALALAAGLDRAATHSQLASGVQLVVHLARGRDGVRRIREVAVPERGRDGLVRMLSAARLDGDDLVDGPGAERLAVLLAGAL; from the coding sequence GTGAGCGACGTGCTGGCTGCCACGCCGGTCGAGGACGAGGTCGCCGCCCTGGTCGAGGTGGTCCGCGACCACTTGGCCCGCGAGCCCGGACCGCTGACGCCGCACCGGGTGGCGACGGCGCTGCGGGCCACCGGGCGACCGGTGGGCGACACGACCGTGCTGGCCGTGCACGAGGCCCTGCGCCGCGACGTCGTCGGGGCCGGACCGCTCGAGCCGTTGCTGCGGCGTCCCGGGGTCACCGACGTCCTGGTCAACGGCCCCCACCAGGTGGTGGTCGACCGCGGCCAGGGGCTCGAGCCCACCGGGGTGCGGTTCCCCGACGACGCAGCCGTGCGCCGGCTGGCGCAGCGACTGGCGGCCGCCGCGGGGCGCCGCCTCGACGACGCGACGCCGTACGCCGACGTGCGGCTGCCCGACGGCACCCGCCTGCACGCCGTGCTCGCCCCGGTCGCCCGGCCCGGCACGTCGATCTCGCTGCGGGTGCCACCGACCCGGGCCATCCACCTCGACGACCTGGTCGCGGCCGGCACCCTGGCGCCCGACGGAGCACGGCTGCTGCGCGCGGTCGTGGCGTCGCGCTGCGCGTTCCTGGTCACCGGCGGCACCGGGAGCGGCAAGACCACGCTGCTGGCCGGGCTGCTGGGGCTCGTCGACCCGACCGAGCGGCTGGTGCTCGTCGAGGACTCCTCCGAGCTGCGACCCGACCACCCGCACGTCGTGGGCCTCGAGGGGCGGCCCGCCAACATTGAGGGCGCCGGGGCGGTCGACGTGCGCACCCTCGTGCGCCAGGCGCTGCGGATGCGCCCCGACCGACTCGTGGTCGGGGAGGTGCGCGGCGCCGAGGTGGTCGATCTCCTGGCTGCGCTCAACACCGGTCACGAGGGCGGCTGCGGCACCCTGCACGCCAACTCCGCCGCCGACGTCCCGGCCCGGGTCGAGGCGCTGGCCCTGGCCGCCGGGCTCGACCGGGCCGCCACCCACAGCCAGCTCGCCTCCGGGGTGCAGCTGGTGGTGCACCTGGCGCGCGGGCGCGACGGCGTACGCCGCATCCGCGAGGTCGCGGTGCCCGAGCGCGGTCGTGACGGGCTGGTGCGGATGCTGAGCGCCGCGCGCCTCGACGGCGACGACCTCGTGGACGGTCCGGGCGCGGAGCGGCTGGCGGTGCTGTTGGCGGGGGCGCTGTGA
- a CDS encoding sensor histidine kinase, which yields MARLPRPWRRTHLGTDADRATFRTLHTASLASPALRAGLTADSAERSIKHLRALLGTPAIALSDTADLLAWDGAGHHHAAQVPALVAEALARSGTQVVARRELPCRQGSCPVRAAVISPLVVEDRVIGTLQVFGPYASAGLVRAADEVARWVSGQLELAELDSSRTRLMEAEVRALRAQISPHFIYNSLGAIASFVRTDPDRARELLLEFADFTRYSFRRHGEFTTLAEELRSVERYLLLEQARFGDRLQVTLSIAPEVLGVAVPFLCLQPLVENAVRHGLESAAGGGHLRIVAIDQGQECVIEVEDDGAGEDPEHIRRVLAGDQSGDSVGLGNVDGRLRAVYGDAYGLVVETAPGAGTKVVVRLPKFAPGVHA from the coding sequence ATGGCGCGGCTGCCGCGACCCTGGCGGCGTACGCACCTGGGCACCGACGCCGACCGCGCCACCTTCCGCACCCTGCACACCGCTTCGCTGGCCTCCCCGGCCCTGCGCGCGGGCCTGACCGCCGACAGCGCGGAACGCTCGATCAAGCACCTGCGCGCCCTGCTCGGCACCCCGGCGATCGCGTTGAGCGACACCGCCGACCTGCTGGCCTGGGACGGCGCCGGGCACCACCACGCCGCCCAGGTGCCGGCGCTGGTGGCCGAGGCGCTCGCCCGCAGCGGCACCCAGGTCGTCGCCCGCCGCGAGCTGCCGTGCCGCCAGGGCTCGTGCCCCGTGCGGGCCGCGGTGATCAGCCCGCTGGTCGTCGAGGACCGGGTGATCGGCACCCTGCAGGTCTTCGGGCCCTACGCCTCCGCGGGCCTGGTGCGGGCCGCCGACGAGGTGGCCCGCTGGGTCTCGGGGCAGCTGGAGCTGGCCGAGCTCGACAGCTCGCGGACCCGGCTGATGGAGGCCGAGGTGCGCGCGCTGCGTGCCCAGATCAGCCCGCACTTCATCTACAACTCCCTCGGCGCCATCGCGAGCTTCGTGCGCACCGACCCCGACCGCGCCCGCGAGCTGCTGCTGGAGTTCGCCGACTTCACCCGCTACTCCTTCCGCAGGCACGGCGAGTTCACGACGCTGGCCGAGGAGCTGCGCTCGGTGGAGCGCTACCTGCTGCTCGAGCAGGCCCGCTTCGGCGACCGGTTGCAGGTGACCCTCTCGATCGCGCCCGAGGTCCTCGGCGTCGCCGTGCCCTTCCTCTGCCTCCAGCCACTGGTCGAGAATGCGGTGCGGCACGGTCTGGAGTCCGCTGCCGGGGGCGGCCACCTCCGCATCGTGGCCATCGACCAGGGTCAGGAGTGCGTGATCGAGGTGGAGGACGACGGCGCCGGCGAGGACCCCGAGCACATCCGGCGCGTGCTCGCCGGTGACCAGTCGGGCGACTCGGTGGGCCTGGGCAACGTCGACGGCCGGCTGCGCGCGGTCTACGGCGACGCCTACGGCCTGGTCGTCGAGACCGCGCCCGGGGCCGGCACCAAGGTCGTGGTGCGGCTGCCGAAGTTCGCGCCGGGGGTGCACGCGTGA
- the ssd gene encoding septum site-determining protein Ssd, giving the protein MRSLRPVPDPSTATGAAGPDPGGAGTGPAGAAPLVVTRDPDLLDQVGRLAAAAGTSPAVTGEPAQALRRWTRAPLVLLGADLVGEMAVLGPPRRPRVHVVSTRVVPDDLFRLALAVGAADVSDLPASAGWLTELLTDLGEARVRPARVVGVVGGSGGAGATTLACALGQGAARRGTTLVVDTDPAGPGLDRVLGLEGVDGIRWDALGRTTGRLSARSLRDAVPRRNGLGVLTWAPGAVDLVAPFAAREALSAARRGHETVVVDLPRVLGPVPEEAVAHCDLILVVVVPTVPGLSSAARVCARLADPGRVRLVVRGGADAALVRRAVGAPVLAAMGDQRGLDEAVDLGLGPVRSHRGVLGRTAAGLLDRLELLGEAA; this is encoded by the coding sequence ATGAGATCCCTGCGACCCGTCCCCGACCCCTCGACCGCGACCGGGGCGGCCGGGCCCGACCCCGGGGGTGCCGGCACCGGACCGGCGGGCGCGGCGCCGCTGGTCGTCACCCGGGACCCCGACCTGCTCGACCAGGTGGGCCGCCTCGCCGCGGCCGCCGGGACGTCGCCTGCGGTGACGGGCGAGCCGGCCCAGGCCCTGCGGCGGTGGACGCGCGCACCCCTGGTGCTGCTGGGCGCCGACCTCGTCGGCGAGATGGCCGTGCTCGGCCCACCGCGGCGCCCCCGCGTGCACGTGGTCAGCACGCGGGTGGTGCCCGACGACCTGTTCCGGCTGGCCCTGGCGGTCGGCGCCGCGGACGTCTCCGACCTCCCGGCGTCGGCCGGGTGGCTCACCGAGCTGCTCACCGACCTCGGTGAGGCCCGGGTGCGCCCGGCCAGGGTCGTCGGGGTCGTGGGCGGCTCCGGCGGCGCCGGGGCCACCACCCTGGCCTGCGCTCTCGGGCAGGGCGCCGCCCGGCGGGGGACCACGCTGGTCGTCGACACCGACCCCGCCGGCCCGGGCCTCGACCGGGTGCTGGGCCTCGAGGGCGTCGACGGCATCCGGTGGGACGCCCTGGGGCGCACCACCGGGCGGCTCAGCGCCCGCTCGCTGCGCGACGCCGTGCCCCGCAGGAACGGCCTGGGGGTGCTGACCTGGGCGCCGGGCGCCGTCGACCTGGTGGCGCCCTTCGCGGCACGTGAGGCGCTCTCCGCGGCCCGGCGCGGTCACGAGACGGTCGTCGTCGACCTGCCCCGGGTGCTGGGCCCGGTGCCCGAGGAGGCCGTCGCGCACTGCGACCTGATCCTGGTCGTGGTGGTGCCGACGGTGCCGGGGCTCTCGTCCGCGGCCCGGGTCTGCGCCCGGCTGGCCGACCCCGGGCGGGTCCGGCTGGTGGTGCGCGGCGGGGCGGACGCCGCGCTGGTGCGGCGTGCGGTCGGGGCGCCGGTGCTGGCAGCGATGGGCGACCAGCGCGGCCTCGACGAGGCGGTCGACCTGGGCCTGGGGCCGGTGCGCTCCCACCGTGGCGTGCTCGGTCGCACCGCCGCCGGGCTGCTCGACCGGCTCGAGCTCTTGGGGGAGGCGGCGTGA
- a CDS encoding fibronectin type III domain-containing protein codes for MRTRTLPAALLLCVPLALLPALPVAGAPPAMASTSAGTPTDTTPPQIDLDPCFGSEPCQREAAYVAGRLDDGDDLAVLGALLDGEPVAERVYDDGSGFEPHGPFTAPGQDTVEEVDYAMVVGVPEGEHQVTFYARDLEGNESSRTTTVIGADAPGRPQGLRAEARPRRGGFVLRWDGADPNGSHVHTYRIRHGREDRTTRGGVPESPATRLVWSGLEPGWHTFRVRATNGIGEGRASRVRAYLHRP; via the coding sequence GTGCGAACTCGGACCCTGCCCGCGGCCCTGCTGCTGTGCGTCCCCCTGGCCCTGCTGCCCGCCCTCCCGGTCGCAGGCGCTCCGCCGGCGATGGCGTCGACGTCGGCGGGGACCCCGACCGACACCACACCGCCGCAGATCGACCTCGACCCGTGCTTCGGATCCGAGCCCTGCCAGCGCGAGGCGGCGTACGTCGCCGGGCGGCTCGACGACGGCGACGACCTGGCCGTCCTGGGCGCCCTCCTCGACGGCGAGCCGGTCGCCGAGCGCGTGTACGACGACGGGTCGGGCTTCGAGCCGCACGGCCCGTTCACCGCGCCGGGCCAGGACACGGTCGAGGAGGTCGACTACGCGATGGTGGTCGGCGTGCCCGAGGGCGAGCACCAGGTGACCTTCTACGCCCGCGACCTCGAGGGCAACGAGAGCTCGCGCACCACGACGGTGATCGGCGCCGACGCGCCGGGACGCCCCCAGGGCCTGCGCGCCGAGGCGCGGCCCCGTCGCGGGGGCTTCGTCCTCCGCTGGGACGGCGCTGACCCGAACGGGTCGCACGTCCACACCTACCGGATCCGCCACGGACGCGAGGACCGCACGACCCGGGGCGGCGTCCCCGAGAGCCCCGCCACCCGCCTGGTGTGGTCCGGCCTCGAGCCCGGCTGGCACACCTTCCGGGTGCGCGCCACCAACGGGATCGGCGAGGGCCGGGCCTCCCGCGTCCGCGCCTACCTCCACCGACCCTGA
- a CDS encoding metallophosphoesterase family protein translates to MPTRLLITADTHLPKRAKALPEELWQQVERADVVVHAGDWVDVALLDELEERSRRLVGVHGNNDHGVLRERLPLVAEAEIEGVRLGVVHETGDKQGRERRCDAAYPHLDVLVFGHSHIPWDTTTQGGLRLLNPGSPTDRRRQPHCTYLTAVAADGALHDVTLHRLPPRQGR, encoded by the coding sequence GTGCCGACCCGTCTGCTGATCACCGCCGACACCCACCTGCCCAAGCGCGCCAAGGCGCTGCCGGAGGAGCTGTGGCAGCAGGTCGAGCGCGCCGACGTGGTGGTGCACGCCGGCGACTGGGTCGACGTGGCGCTGCTGGACGAGCTCGAGGAGCGCAGCCGGCGCCTGGTGGGCGTCCACGGCAACAACGACCACGGAGTGCTGCGCGAGCGGCTGCCGCTGGTGGCCGAGGCCGAGATCGAGGGCGTCCGGCTCGGGGTGGTGCACGAGACCGGCGACAAGCAGGGGCGCGAGCGGCGCTGCGACGCGGCGTACCCGCACCTCGACGTCCTGGTCTTCGGGCACAGCCACATCCCGTGGGACACCACCACGCAGGGCGGCCTGCGCCTGCTCAACCCGGGGTCGCCGACCGACCGGCGCCGGCAGCCGCACTGCACCTACCTCACCGCTGTCGCCGCCGACGGCGCGCTGCACGACGTGACCCTGCACCGCCTCCCCCCGAGACAGGGGCGCTGA
- a CDS encoding cation acetate symporter produces the protein MNPDLDAAPGIVAIVLVSVATLAIGTYGLRFSRTTSDFMVASRTVRPGMNASAISGEYLSAASFLGVAGLLLGFGADMLWYPVGWTAGYLVLLTLVAAPLRRSGAYTLPDFAEARLDSQLVRRVCSLLVVAIGWLYLLPQFQGAGITLASAVGGPTWIGSLVVGSVVLVNVIGGGMRSITLVQAFQYWLKLTALLVPAAVLLVVWAGDGRPGADPAIGHAGGGGPLPWSSPLAESGPMGLYLTYSLIVATFLGTMGLPHVVVRFYTNPDGRAARRTTLVVLVLIGIFYMVPPIYGALGRVYAAELAATGRSDVLVLELPRLMLPGLGGDVLTGMVVGGAFAAFLSTSSGLAIAIAGVLSQDVTGRAYAGRRLGGVAAFRVGAVLAVVVPAAVSLSEPQVGVATTVGLAFAVSASTFCPLLLLGIWWRGLTAAGALAGLLVGGLGSGLAAVLTLFPGRADGWVEILLQRPAAWSVPLAVLAMVGVSRATRARAPLHVRRFMVRLHTPEAVELDRG, from the coding sequence GTGAACCCCGACCTCGACGCCGCCCCCGGCATCGTCGCGATCGTGCTGGTCAGCGTCGCGACGCTGGCGATCGGCACCTACGGGCTGCGCTTCTCGCGCACCACCAGCGACTTCATGGTCGCCTCGCGCACCGTGCGCCCGGGCATGAACGCCTCGGCGATCAGCGGCGAGTACCTCTCGGCCGCCTCCTTCCTCGGGGTCGCCGGCCTGCTGCTGGGCTTCGGCGCCGACATGCTCTGGTACCCCGTGGGCTGGACCGCCGGCTACCTGGTCCTGCTCACGCTGGTCGCGGCCCCGCTGCGCCGCTCCGGCGCCTACACGCTCCCGGACTTCGCGGAGGCACGGCTGGACTCGCAGCTGGTCCGCCGCGTCTGCTCGCTGCTCGTGGTCGCGATCGGCTGGCTCTACCTCCTCCCCCAGTTCCAGGGGGCGGGCATCACGCTGGCCAGCGCCGTCGGCGGCCCGACGTGGATCGGATCCCTGGTCGTCGGCTCGGTGGTCCTCGTCAACGTCATCGGCGGCGGGATGCGCTCCATCACGCTGGTCCAGGCCTTCCAGTACTGGCTCAAGCTCACCGCCCTGCTCGTCCCGGCCGCGGTGCTGCTGGTGGTGTGGGCAGGCGACGGCCGGCCCGGCGCGGACCCCGCGATCGGGCACGCGGGCGGCGGCGGCCCGCTGCCTTGGTCGAGCCCGCTGGCGGAGTCCGGCCCGATGGGCCTCTACCTGACCTACTCGCTGATCGTGGCGACCTTCCTGGGCACTATGGGCCTGCCGCACGTGGTGGTGCGCTTCTACACCAACCCCGACGGCCGCGCCGCGCGGCGTACGACGCTGGTGGTGCTGGTGCTGATCGGGATCTTCTACATGGTCCCGCCGATCTACGGCGCCCTCGGTCGTGTGTACGCCGCCGAGCTGGCCGCGACCGGCCGCTCCGACGTCCTGGTGCTGGAGCTGCCGCGCCTGATGCTGCCCGGGCTCGGCGGCGACGTGCTCACCGGGATGGTCGTCGGCGGGGCGTTCGCCGCCTTCCTGTCGACCTCCTCGGGACTGGCGATCGCCATCGCGGGGGTGCTGAGCCAGGACGTCACCGGGCGCGCGTACGCCGGTCGCCGGCTCGGCGGGGTCGCGGCCTTCCGGGTCGGTGCGGTGCTGGCGGTCGTGGTGCCGGCGGCGGTGTCGCTGAGCGAGCCGCAGGTGGGTGTGGCCACCACCGTCGGGCTGGCCTTCGCGGTCTCGGCCTCGACGTTCTGCCCGCTGCTGCTCCTGGGGATCTGGTGGCGCGGGCTGACCGCGGCCGGCGCCCTGGCCGGCCTCCTCGTCGGGGGCCTGGGCTCGGGGCTCGCCGCCGTCCTGACCCTCTTCCCCGGCCGGGCCGACGGCTGGGTCGAGATCCTGCTCCAGCGCCCGGCCGCCTGGAGCGTGCCGCTGGCGGTCCTGGCGATGGTCGGTGTCAGCCGGGCCACCCGGGCCCGCGCGCCGCTGCACGTGCGGCGCTTCATGGTGCGCCTGCACACGCCCGAGGCCGTCGAGCTCGACCGGGGCTGA
- a CDS encoding class I SAM-dependent methyltransferase, which translates to MSDPLPHARSFGQVAAAYDRGRPSYPRDVAAWMCGGPERGGLTVLEVGAGTGKLTEQLVALGHVVHATDPDEQMVAVLRERLPQVRTSVAGAEELPAADRGYDVVVSAQSFHWFDHDRALPELARVLKPGGHLALVWHQRDVRIPWVRKLSRILGPEHPLEELTRPLADSDLFADAEEQAFKHWQVLDRETILDYVASLSTVAVLGEAERESVLADVLALYDDYGRGMDGMQLPHVTSCFRAQVRPQAAPPAPARQLAEAGGTGDDVPPDPPWTVTTGSMPRIEDEIFKAPRSAVADDDNAMLLIDFR; encoded by the coding sequence ATGAGTGATCCCCTCCCCCACGCGCGATCCTTCGGGCAGGTGGCGGCGGCCTACGACCGGGGCCGACCGTCCTACCCGCGCGACGTCGCGGCCTGGATGTGCGGCGGACCGGAGCGTGGCGGCCTCACCGTCCTCGAGGTCGGCGCCGGCACCGGCAAGCTCACCGAGCAGCTGGTCGCGCTCGGCCACGTGGTGCACGCCACGGATCCCGACGAGCAGATGGTGGCCGTGCTGCGCGAGCGGCTGCCGCAGGTGCGCACCAGCGTGGCGGGAGCCGAGGAGCTGCCCGCCGCCGACCGCGGCTACGACGTGGTGGTCTCTGCCCAGAGCTTCCACTGGTTCGACCACGACCGGGCGCTGCCCGAGCTCGCCCGGGTGCTCAAGCCCGGCGGCCACCTGGCCCTGGTCTGGCACCAGCGCGACGTGCGGATCCCGTGGGTGCGCAAGCTCAGCCGCATCCTCGGTCCCGAGCACCCGTTGGAGGAGCTGACCCGGCCGCTGGCCGACAGCGACCTCTTCGCGGACGCCGAGGAGCAGGCGTTCAAGCACTGGCAGGTCCTGGACCGCGAGACGATCCTCGACTACGTCGCCTCCCTGTCGACCGTGGCGGTGCTCGGCGAGGCCGAGCGCGAGAGCGTCCTGGCCGACGTCCTGGCGCTCTACGACGACTACGGGCGCGGCATGGACGGCATGCAGCTGCCGCACGTGACCTCCTGCTTCCGCGCCCAGGTGCGCCCGCAGGCCGCGCCGCCGGCACCCGCCCGCCAGCTGGCCGAGGCCGGTGGCACGGGCGACGACGTCCCGCCGGACCCGCCGTGGACGGTCACCACGGGCAGCATGCCCCGCATCGAGGACGAGATCTTCAAGGCTCCCCGGTCCGCGGTCGCCGACGACGACAACGCGATGCTGCTGATCGACTTCCGGTGA
- a CDS encoding DUF4212 domain-containing protein produces the protein MDDAARQQYWRRNLRLMAVLLTIWALVSFGAGILFVEPLNKIVVAGFPLGFWFSQQGAILTFVAIIAVYVWRMDKLDAEFGVEEYEQEVHHS, from the coding sequence ATGGATGACGCAGCGCGCCAGCAGTACTGGCGCCGGAACCTGCGGCTGATGGCCGTGCTGCTGACGATCTGGGCGCTGGTGTCGTTCGGCGCCGGGATCCTGTTCGTGGAGCCGCTCAACAAGATCGTGGTCGCCGGGTTCCCGCTCGGCTTCTGGTTCTCCCAGCAGGGCGCGATCCTCACGTTCGTCGCGATCATCGCGGTCTACGTGTGGCGGATGGACAAGCTCGACGCGGAGTTCGGCGTGGAGGAGTACGAGCAGGAGGTGCACCACTCGTGA